In Coffea eugenioides isolate CCC68of unplaced genomic scaffold, Ceug_1.0 ScVebR1_1236;HRSCAF=2056, whole genome shotgun sequence, one DNA window encodes the following:
- the LOC113755136 gene encoding ankyrin repeat domain-containing protein 65-like, with product MASSRINDDRSNRSAAFRAVLEGKRRSVENFRSFWKEESVKPLVKCGDTVLHFLAIHGNAAAFELLLQDGLVTSETLKAKNVNGDTALHEAARFGHKDVAEIMLRTENDLEKGSFLTPGKAYR from the exons ATGGCAAGCTCAAGAATCAACGATGATCGCAGCAATCGATCTGCTGCTTTTAGAGCAGTCTTAGAGGGGAAAAGACGGTCAGTAGAAAACTTTCGCAGTTTCTGGAAGGAAGAAAGTGTGAAACCACTTGTTAAATGTGGTGATACTGTTCTCCATTTTCTGGCCATTCACGGAAATGCGGCTGCCTTCGAATTACTTCTCCAAGATGGTCTTGTGACCAGTGAAACTCTGAAGGCAAAGAATGTCAACGGCGACACTGCATTGCATGAAGCTGCAAGATTTGGCCACAAGGATGTTGCAGAGATCATGTTAAGGACAGAAAACGATTTA GAAAAAGGAAGTTTTCTCACTCCTGGAAAAGCATATCGGTGA